The following are encoded together in the Humulus lupulus chromosome 5, drHumLupu1.1, whole genome shotgun sequence genome:
- the LOC133780053 gene encoding UDP-glycosyltransferase 87A1-like, whose translation MVDYIPGISTTRLADFSDRIFEKDKIVQILIDAVSKVSGAQYFLSTSVYELESQVFNVLKPKFPFPIYPIGPISINPEFHLQNTSNDNTIISGTVPEYVQWLDSQPEASVLYISFGSFLSVSNTQLDEIVAGIRTSGVRHMWVARDNVSKIKDGCGDVGFVVPWCDQLRVLGHPSIGGFWTHCGWNSTLEAIFAGVPMLTFSIAGDQILNSKQIVEDWKIGWKVNNKKIICEETAEINLVRRDEISVLVKRFMDPENNDRKLMRERVKELQKSCELAITKGGSSDTNIDAFISQIS comes from the coding sequence ATGGTAGACTATATCCCAGGAATTTCTACAACTCGACTCGCAGATTTCTCAGATAGAATTTTTGAAAAAGACAAAATAGTTCAAATATTAATAGATGCTGTTTCTAAGGTGTCCGGAGCACAATACTTTCTATCTACTTCAGTGTATGAGCTTGAATCACAAGTTTTTAACGTCTTGAAGCCAAAATTCCCCTTCCCCATCTACCCTATTGGACCAATTAGTATTAATCCTGAGTTTCATCTTCAAAATACTTCTAATGACAATACTATCATTAGTGGTACTGTCCCAGAGTATGTACAGTGGTTAGATTCTCAACCTGAAGCATCTGTCTTGTATATCTCGTTTGGGAGTTTTCTTTCAGTTTCAAATACCCAATTGGATGAAATTGTGGCTGGCATACGAACTAGTGGTGTAAGACACATGTGGGTGGCACGTGACAATGTGTCAAAGATCAAAGATGGTTGTGGCGATGTGGGGTTTGTGGTGCCTTGGTGTGACCAATTGAGGGTGTTGGGTCATCCTTCTATTGGTGGGTTTTGGACTCACTGTGGGTGGAATTCTACTCTGGAAGCTATTTTTGCTGGGGTTCCAATGTTGACTTTTTCTATAGCTGGGGACCAAATTCTTAATAGCAAGCAAATTGTTGAGGATTGGAAGATTGGTTGGAAGGTAAATAATAAGAAGATAATATGTGAAGAGACTGCTGAGATAAATTTAGTAAGGAGAGATGAAATTTCAGTACTTGTGAAAAGATTTATGGATCCAGAAAATAATGATAGGAAACTGATGAGAGAAAGAGTCAAGGAACTTCAAAAATCATGTGAACTTGCTATTACCAAAGGAGGCTCTTCCGACACAAATATTGATGCTTTTATTAGCCAGATTTCGTGA